In the Sus scrofa isolate TJ Tabasco breed Duroc chromosome 7, Sscrofa11.1, whole genome shotgun sequence genome, one interval contains:
- the ZNF389 gene encoding zinc finger protein 389 — MDPRQKVSNIYNGNTLQIPGYEKASQYEDQLERHEDRPAEERRYKCTECGKKFAQSSGLVRHRRIHTGEKPYECDHCGKAFSVRSTLTVHERIHTGEKPYTCNECRKAFSVRAHLIIHQRIHNGEKPYECNECGKAFSVSSDLIKHQRIHSGEKPYECDECGKAFSVSSALIKHQRIHTGEKPYECKECGKAFYVNSALINHQRIHSGEKPYKCGECRKAFSQISTLIHHQRIHTGEKPYECDECGKAFRGSSNLTKHQKIHAKGKCHQ, encoded by the coding sequence ATGGACCCACGCCAGAAGGTCTCCAACATATATAATGGCAATACTTTACAGATTCCTGGGTATGAAAAAGCTTCTCAGTATGAGGACCAGTTGGAAAGGCATGAGGACAGGCCTGCAGAAGAAAGACGGTATAAATGCACTGAATGTGGAAAGAAGTTTGCACAGAGCTCGGGCCTTGTTCGACATCGGAGaatccacactggagagaaaccctacgAGTGTGATCACTGTGGAAAAGCCTTCAGTGTGCGCTCAACCCTCACTGTGCATGAAAGAATCCACACCGGTGAGAAACCCTATACTTGTAATGAGTGTAGGAAAGCATTCAGTGTGAGGGCGCACCTGATTATACATCAGAGAATCCACaatggagagaaaccctatgaatgtaacgAATGTGGCAAAGCATTTAGTGTAAGCTCAGACCTCATCAAACATCAGAGGATCCACTCTGGTGAAAAACCTTATGAGTGTGATGAGTGTGGAAAAGCCTTCAGTGTGAGCTCAGCCCTCATCAAACATCAGAGAATCCACACAGGAGAGAAGCCATATGAGTGTAAGGAGTGTGGGAAGGCCTTCTATGTGAACTCAGCCCTTATTAATCACCAGAGGATTCATTCTGGAGAAAAGCCCTATAAATGTGGAGAATGCAGGAAAGCATTCAGCCAGATCTCAACCCTTATCCATCATCAGAGAAtccatactggagagaaaccataCGAGTGTGATGAATGTGGGAAAGCATTCCGAGGGAGCTCTAATCTTACTAAACACCAGAAAATACATGCCAAAGGAAAGTGTCATCAGTGA